One Indicator indicator isolate 239-I01 chromosome 9, UM_Iind_1.1, whole genome shotgun sequence genomic window carries:
- the PAPOLG gene encoding poly(A) polymerase gamma — MAGTNYRLGCWPPHTSAQVPRRELSVGCCPYPGCGCVLVSGGVSRLNAGEKCTSSLPNQSPKHYGITSPISLAYPKNIDLIQTQRLIEAMKPFDVFEDDKELNHRFIVLGKLNNLVKEWIAELGESKNLPPSVLENVGGKIFTFGSYRLGVHTKGADIDTLCVAPRHIERSDFFQSFFDKLKHQEEIKNLRAVEDAYVPVVKFEFDGIEIDLVFARLSMPTVSDNLDLQDDSCLSSLDIRCIRSLNGCRVTDEILNLVPNKENFRLTLRAIKLWAKRRGIYSNILGFLGGVSWAMLVARTCQLYPNASASTLINKFFLIFSKWEWPNPVLLKQPEDNNLNLPVWDPRVNLSDRYHVMPIITPAYPQQNSSYNVSTSTRAVMVEEFKHGLAVTNEILQGKSGWSKLFEPLNFFQKYKHYIVLTASASTKKHHLEWIGLVESKIRVLVANLERNEFITIAHVKPQAFPGKQEIHKQNECVSMWFLGIVFKKVENAERVNIDLTSVIQSFTDTVYRQANNLNMLKEDMKIEAAHVKRKHLHYLLPAETLQKRKKQSMPDTSQNVSGHYCKRTSSDKSHLDSSRGMDSRTSNNSSPLNKIPKLDNSTAEMERSALYQRSNSANHREKMPPIAMPSVSMGLSFPATDTKMEATVAVRTLGPPVVFAIPGHNVASQFRAHSVQGQHELSGTSSTDPRKSAPKRPYSPTSEGCYLPTLEECPKKTVDREKLTGQDSAFGVGGRPEDVGCTSTENDVCGETFMQIPVIDSSRSQRLSSKELPDSSSPVPTNSIRIIKRSIKLTLNG; from the exons ATGGCGGGCACGAATTATAGGCTGGGCTGTTGGCCCCCCCACACTTCCGCACAGGTTCCAAGGAGAGAGCTCTCAGTGGGTTGTTGCCCATATCCTGGTTGCGGCTGTGTACTGGTCTCGGGTGGCGTGTCCCGCTTAAACGCGGGGGAAAAGTG TACTTCTAGCCTGCCAAATCAGTCTCCAAAACATTATGGAATTACATCACCAATTAGCTTGGCTTATCCTAAGAACATTGATTTAATTCAAACTCAGAGGCTGATTGAAGCAATGAAGCCATTTGATGTGTTTGAAGATGATAAAGAACTCAATCACAG GTTCATTGTTCTTGGCAAACTGAACAATTTGGTCAAAGAATGGATTGCTGAACTTGGTGAAAGCAAa AACCTTCCCCCCTCAGTGCTAGAAAATGTTGGTGGAAAGATCTTTACATTTGGATCTTATAGACTTGGAGTACACACAAAAG GTGCAGACATAGATACTCTTTGTGTTGCCCCCAGGCACATTGAAagatcagatttttttcagtctttctttgaCAAACTtaaacatcaggaagaaataaagaatcTAAGG GCTGTTGAGGATGCATATGTGCCGGTTGTCAAGTTTGAGTTTGATGGCATTGAG ATCGACCTGGTGTTTGCACGGTTATCGATGCCAACTGTTTCTGACAATCTGGATCTTCAAGATGACTCATGCCTGAGTAGCCTGGATATCAGATGCATACGAAGCTTAAATG gcTGCCGTGTTACTGATGAAATTTTAAATCTTGTGCCAAATAAAGAGAACTTCCGGCTCACGCTCCGTGCAATTAAACTCTGGGCAAAAA GACGTGGCATTTATTCCAACATTCTGGGATTTCTTGGTGGTGTTTCCTGGGCAATGCTTGTGGCCAGAACATGTCAGCTCTACCCCAATGCTTCAGCTTCAACTCTTATCAATAAGTTCTTCTTGATTTTTTCAAAATG GGAGTGGCCAAATCCTGTCTTGCTCAAACAACCAGAAGACAACAACCTTAATTTGCCAGTGTGGGACCCTAGG GTGAATCTATCAGATAGATACCATGTAATGCCTATCATCACACCTGCCTATCCACAGCAGAACTCCTCTTACAATGTATCTACATCAACACGAGCGGTAATGGTAGAGGAGTTTAAACATG GACTTGCAGTCACCAATGAAATTCTTCAAGGAAAATCCGGGTGGTCCAAGCTATTTGAACCACTGAACTTCTTTCAAAAGTACAA gCACTACATTGTGCTGACTGCTAGTGCCTCCACTAAAAAACATCACTTGGAGTG GATTGGCCTGGTTGAATCAAAAATTCGTGTGCTGGTTGCCAATTTAGAAAGGAATGAATTTATCACCATTGCACATGTGAAGCCACAGGCTTTCCCTGGCAAGCAAGAAATCCATAAACA GAATGAATGTGTGTCAATGTGGTTCCTTGGAATAGTATTTAAGAAAGTGGAAAACGCAGAAAGGGTTAACATTGATTTAACATCCGTTATACAGTCATTCACAGATACAG TTTATAGGCAAGCCAACAACCTCAACATGTTAAAGGAAGACATGAAGATTGAGGCAGCTCATGTGAAGAGAAAGCATCTCCACTATCTTTTGCCTGCAGAAAccttacagaaaagaaagaag cAAAGCATGCCAGATACTAGTCAAAATGTTAGTGGGCATTACTGCAAAAGAACGTCTTCAGATAAAAGCCATTTGGACAGTTCTAGAGGCATGGACTCCAGAACATCAAATAATTCCTCTCCATTAAATAAGATACCTAAACTGGACAACTCTACAGCAGAGATGGAAAG AAGTGCTCTATATCAGAGATCCAACAGTGCTAACCACAGAGAGAAGATGCCTCCTATTGCTATGCCATCAGTGTCTATGGGACTGTCCTTTCCTGCTACTGATACAA AAATGGAGGCTACAGTTGCAGTACGAACATTGGGACCTCCAGTTGTGTTTGCCATTCCAGGGCATAATGTAGCTTCTCAATTCAGAGCGCATTCTGTCCAAGGACAGCATGAATTAAGTGGGACTTCAAGTACAGACCCTAGGAAGTCTGCACCTAAACGACCTTATTCACCAACCTCTGAAGGATGTTATTTACCGACATTGGAAGAATGCCCCAAAAAAACAGTAGACAGAGAAAAG TTAACTGGACAGGATTCAGCATTTGGAGTTGGTGGACGTCCAGAAGATGTTGGGTGCACATCtacagaaaat GATGTCTGTGGAGAAACCTTTATGCAGATTCCAGTTATCGACTCATCAAGATCACAG aGGCTCTCCAGTAAAGAACTCCCAGATTCATCATCTCCTGTTCCAACAAATAGTATTCGTATTATTAAAAGATCCATCAAACTTACCCTTAATGGGTAA